The following are encoded in a window of Saccharothrix longispora genomic DNA:
- a CDS encoding isoprenyl transferase, giving the protein MLRRRRAERVARAHRPPEPHPTGATPPKIPTEFVPRHIAIVMDGNGRWANQRGLSRIEGHKRGEAVVVEAAKGAIEMGVKWLSLYAFSTENWRRSPEEVRFLMGFSRDVIHHRTDELDELGVRVRWAGRRPRLWRSVIKELEVAEERTKDNDVLNLAMCINYGGRAEVGDAAREIARLAAAGKINPEKVDERTVAKYLYQPDMPDVDLFIRPSGEQRTSNFMLWQSAYAELVFQDILWPDFDRLDLWRACEAYAMRDRRFGGAVDKPDAEPEEGE; this is encoded by the coding sequence ATGCTTCGCCGACGGCGGGCCGAGCGCGTCGCGCGCGCTCACCGACCCCCGGAACCGCACCCCACCGGCGCCACGCCGCCGAAGATCCCGACCGAGTTCGTGCCGCGGCACATCGCGATCGTGATGGACGGCAACGGCCGGTGGGCGAACCAGCGCGGCCTGTCCCGCATCGAGGGGCACAAGCGCGGCGAGGCCGTGGTGGTCGAGGCGGCCAAGGGCGCCATCGAGATGGGCGTGAAGTGGCTGTCGCTGTACGCGTTCTCCACGGAGAACTGGCGGCGCAGCCCCGAGGAGGTGCGCTTCCTCATGGGCTTCAGCCGCGACGTGATCCACCACCGCACCGACGAGCTGGACGAGCTGGGCGTGCGGGTGCGCTGGGCGGGCCGCCGGCCCCGGCTGTGGCGCAGCGTCATCAAGGAGCTGGAGGTCGCCGAGGAGCGCACGAAGGACAACGACGTGCTGAACCTCGCGATGTGCATCAACTACGGCGGGCGCGCCGAGGTGGGCGACGCGGCGCGGGAGATCGCGCGGCTGGCCGCCGCCGGGAAGATCAACCCGGAGAAGGTCGACGAGCGCACCGTCGCGAAGTACCTGTACCAGCCGGACATGCCGGACGTGGACCTGTTCATCCGCCCGTCGGGCGAGCAGCGCACGTCGAACTTCATGCTGTGGCAGTCGGCGTACGCGGAGCTGGTGTTCCAGGACATCCTGTGGCCCGACTTCGACCGCCTGGACCTGTGGCGCGCCTGCGAGGCGTACGCCATGCGAGACCGGCGCTTCGGCGGCGCCGTGGACAAGCCCGACGCGGAGCCCGAGGAGGGCGAGTGA
- the era gene encoding GTPase Era produces the protein MDGYRSGFACFVGRPNAGKSTLTNALVGTKVAITSSKPQTTRHTIRGIVHREDGQLVLVDTPGLHRPRTLLGQRLNDLVRETWSEVDVVGFCVPADQKVGPGDKFIAAELEKIARRTPVIGIVTKTDLVGQQQVAEQLLALQKVMDFADFIPVSAVDGYQVDALADLLVGKMPEGPALYPDGELTDEPEQTLVAELIREAALEGVRDELPHSIAVVVEEMLPREGRDDLVDIHANVFVERPSQKAIILGHRGERLKQVGITSRRQIEKLLGTRVYLDLHIKIAKDWQRDPKQLRRLGF, from the coding sequence ATGGATGGTTACCGCTCCGGGTTCGCGTGCTTCGTCGGCCGCCCCAACGCAGGCAAGTCGACGTTGACCAACGCTCTGGTCGGGACCAAGGTCGCGATCACCTCCAGCAAGCCGCAGACCACCCGGCACACCATCCGGGGCATCGTGCACCGCGAGGACGGCCAGCTGGTCCTCGTCGACACCCCCGGCCTGCACCGCCCGCGCACCCTGCTCGGCCAGCGCCTCAACGACCTGGTCCGCGAGACCTGGTCGGAGGTGGACGTGGTCGGGTTCTGCGTGCCCGCCGACCAGAAGGTCGGCCCCGGCGACAAGTTCATCGCGGCCGAGCTGGAGAAGATCGCCAGGCGCACGCCCGTGATCGGCATCGTCACCAAGACGGACCTGGTGGGCCAGCAGCAGGTCGCCGAGCAGCTGCTCGCGCTCCAGAAGGTGATGGACTTCGCCGACTTCATCCCGGTGTCCGCGGTGGACGGCTACCAGGTGGACGCGCTGGCCGACCTGCTGGTCGGCAAGATGCCGGAGGGCCCGGCGCTGTACCCGGACGGTGAGCTGACCGACGAGCCGGAGCAGACGCTGGTCGCCGAGCTGATCCGCGAGGCCGCCCTGGAGGGCGTGCGGGACGAGCTGCCGCACTCGATCGCGGTCGTGGTGGAGGAGATGCTGCCCCGCGAGGGCCGCGACGACCTGGTGGACATCCACGCGAACGTGTTCGTGGAGCGCCCCAGCCAGAAGGCGATCATCCTCGGCCACCGGGGCGAGCGGCTCAAGCAGGTGGGCATCACCTCGCGCCGCCAGATCGAGAAGCTGCTGGGCACGCGCGTGTACCTGGACCTGCACATCAAGATCGCCAAGGACTGGCAGCGCGACCCGAAGCAGCTGCGCCGACTGGGGTTCTAG
- a CDS encoding hemolysin family protein — MAGNTGLLVLAVLLVLAAGAFAGADAALGTVSRARVEALQRQGRSGTRQLIALLADRPRHVNLLLLLRLGCELAATVLVTVVCFRLIATGWVAMLVAGLSMLVVSYVLVGVGPRTIGRQHPYAVSLVAAGPIRVLGRVLGPLSKLLILVGNAITPGKGFREGPFSSEVELRELVDMAQERGVVDEGEREMIHSVFELGDTIAREVMVPRTEIVWIESTKSIRQALALSLRTGYTRVPVIGESVDDIVGVVNLKDLVRLTLAEEPNGVSVADVMKPASFIPDSKPIADLLREMQLSRNHLAVVVDEYGGTAGLLTIEDILEEIVGEITDESDTEDRPPVEHLADGSVRVSARLPVDDLDAVFGTQLDDHEVETVGGLLAQRLGRVPLPGTEAEIAGLRMRAEGGKDERGRVRITTVLVRPAPRDDDEGEPGE, encoded by the coding sequence GTGGCGGGTAATACCGGCCTGCTCGTGCTGGCCGTGCTGCTGGTGCTCGCGGCGGGCGCGTTCGCGGGCGCGGACGCCGCGCTGGGCACGGTGTCGCGTGCGCGCGTCGAGGCGTTGCAGCGGCAGGGGCGCAGCGGCACCCGGCAGTTGATCGCGCTGCTGGCCGACCGGCCGCGGCACGTGAACCTGCTGCTGTTGCTGCGGCTGGGCTGCGAGCTGGCGGCGACCGTGCTGGTGACGGTGGTGTGCTTCCGGCTGATCGCGACCGGGTGGGTGGCCATGCTGGTCGCGGGCCTGAGCATGCTGGTCGTGTCGTACGTGCTGGTGGGCGTGGGTCCGCGCACGATCGGCAGGCAGCACCCGTACGCGGTGAGCCTGGTGGCGGCGGGGCCGATCCGGGTGCTCGGCCGCGTGCTGGGCCCGCTGAGCAAGTTGCTGATCCTGGTCGGCAACGCGATCACCCCGGGCAAGGGGTTCCGCGAGGGCCCGTTCTCGTCCGAGGTGGAGCTGCGCGAGCTGGTCGACATGGCGCAGGAGCGCGGCGTGGTCGACGAGGGCGAGCGGGAGATGATCCACTCGGTCTTCGAGCTGGGCGACACGATCGCGCGCGAGGTGATGGTGCCGCGCACGGAGATCGTGTGGATCGAGTCGACGAAGTCGATCCGGCAGGCGTTGGCGCTGTCGCTGCGGACCGGGTACACGCGGGTGCCGGTGATCGGGGAGAGCGTCGACGACATCGTCGGCGTGGTGAACCTGAAGGACCTGGTGCGGCTGACGCTGGCCGAGGAGCCGAACGGCGTGTCGGTGGCGGACGTGATGAAGCCGGCGTCGTTCATCCCGGACTCGAAGCCGATCGCGGACCTGCTGCGGGAGATGCAGCTGTCCCGCAACCACCTGGCGGTGGTGGTGGACGAGTACGGCGGCACGGCGGGCCTGCTGACGATCGAGGACATCCTGGAGGAGATCGTCGGCGAGATCACCGACGAGTCCGACACGGAGGACCGGCCGCCGGTGGAGCACCTGGCCGACGGGTCGGTGCGGGTGAGCGCGCGGCTGCCGGTCGACGACCTGGACGCGGTGTTCGGCACGCAGTTGGACGACCACGAGGTGGAGACCGTGGGCGGTCTGCTGGCGCAGCGGCTGGGCCGCGTGCCGCTGCCGGGCACGGAGGCGGAGATCGCGGGCCTGCGGATGCGGGCCGAGGGCGGCAAGGACGAACGCGGGCGGGTGCGCATCACGACGGTGCTGGTCCGCCCGGCGCCCAGGGACGACGACGAGGGGGAACCCGGTGAGTGA
- a CDS encoding cytidine deaminase has translation MSELDPEDLKIITLARSARARTGAAEGAAVRDTDGRTYAATTVALPSLRLTALQAAVAAAVSSGAEGLEAAAVVTAAEAVDEASVSAVRDLSAGARVLRADGAGALRETV, from the coding sequence GTGAGTGAGCTCGACCCCGAGGACCTGAAGATCATCACGCTGGCCCGGTCGGCGCGGGCGCGCACCGGTGCGGCGGAGGGCGCGGCGGTCCGGGACACCGACGGCCGGACGTACGCGGCGACCACGGTCGCGCTGCCGTCGCTGCGGCTGACCGCGTTGCAGGCGGCGGTCGCGGCGGCCGTGTCCAGCGGCGCGGAGGGCCTGGAGGCGGCGGCGGTCGTGACGGCGGCCGAGGCGGTGGACGAGGCGTCGGTGTCGGCGGTGCGCGACCTGTCGGCGGGCGCCCGGGTGCTGCGGGCGGACGGGGCGGGCGCGCTCCGGGAGACCGTGTAG
- a CDS encoding alpha/beta hydrolase family protein, producing the protein MVIHGGFWHQRYGLELGRPLADDLVAHGVAAFNVEYRRVDGGGGWPETGDDVLAALSALPGGPGPVVTLGHSAGGHLAVWAAARHPRVTAAVSQAGVLDLLSHPAVTRRAAELLGGTPDEVPDRYADASPTALLPIGKPVVLVHGDADEDVPFEQSAAFARASGAELVALPGVGHMDVITVGTPAWEACRDAALRLAGARPRRSRPTAPRHRGGG; encoded by the coding sequence GTGGTAATCCATGGTGGTTTTTGGCATCAACGTTATGGTCTCGAACTCGGCCGCCCCCTCGCCGACGACCTCGTCGCGCACGGCGTCGCCGCGTTCAACGTCGAATACCGGCGCGTCGACGGCGGCGGCGGGTGGCCCGAGACCGGGGACGACGTGCTCGCCGCCCTCTCCGCGCTGCCCGGCGGTCCCGGCCCCGTCGTGACGCTCGGTCACTCGGCCGGCGGCCACCTCGCCGTCTGGGCCGCCGCGCGGCACCCCCGCGTGACCGCCGCCGTCTCCCAGGCCGGCGTCCTCGACCTGCTCTCCCACCCGGCCGTCACCCGCCGCGCCGCCGAACTGCTCGGCGGCACCCCCGACGAGGTGCCCGACCGCTACGCCGACGCCTCCCCCACCGCCCTGCTGCCCATCGGCAAACCGGTGGTCCTCGTGCACGGCGACGCCGACGAGGACGTGCCGTTCGAGCAGAGCGCCGCGTTCGCCCGCGCCTCCGGGGCCGAACTGGTCGCCCTCCCCGGCGTCGGCCACATGGACGTCATCACCGTCGGCACCCCCGCCTGGGAGGCGTGCCGCGACGCCGCGCTGCGCCTGGCGGGCGCGCGCCCGCGGCGTTCGCGTCCGACGGCCCCGCGGCACCGCGGGGGTGGGTAG
- a CDS encoding Fur family transcriptional regulator: MTTSERPTTAVPGLRSTKQRTAVSKLLDSLGEFRSAQELHEELRKRGEGIGLTTVYRTLQSLADAGEVDVLRTDTGEAIYRRCSAHHHHHLVCRRCGRTVEVEGPAVEKWADRVAAENGFVEVSHTVEIFGTCRECCDKAATS; this comes from the coding sequence GTGACCACTAGCGAGCGCCCGACCACCGCGGTACCCGGGCTGCGTTCGACGAAGCAGCGCACCGCGGTGTCCAAGCTGCTCGACTCGCTCGGCGAGTTCCGCTCCGCCCAGGAGCTGCACGAGGAACTGCGCAAGCGCGGCGAGGGCATCGGCCTGACCACCGTCTACCGCACCCTCCAGTCGCTGGCCGACGCCGGCGAGGTCGACGTGCTGCGCACCGACACCGGCGAGGCCATCTACCGCCGCTGCTCGGCCCATCACCACCACCACCTGGTGTGCCGCAGGTGCGGCCGCACGGTCGAGGTCGAGGGCCCGGCGGTGGAGAAGTGGGCCGACCGCGTCGCCGCCGAGAACGGGTTCGTCGAGGTCAGCCACACCGTGGAGATCTTCGGCACGTGCCGGGAGTGCTGCGACAAGGCGGCGACGTCCTAG
- the recO gene encoding DNA repair protein RecO, producing MANLYRDTGVVLRVQKLGEADRIITLLTQKHGKVRAVAKGVRRTSSRFGARLEPFGHVDVQFYPGRSLDVVTQVQTLDAFGVDLVDDYQRYTAACAVLETADRLTAEEGEPVLRLYLLVTGALRALAAKERDPSLVLDAFLMRAMAFAGWAPAVDECARCGDPGPHRAFNVHAGGLVCPRCKPPGSAQPSADTLGLLSALLHGRWDAVDAIPTTARRDASGLVAAHLQWHLERQLRSLPLVERKAQPADG from the coding sequence GTGGCGAACCTCTACCGGGACACCGGTGTGGTGCTCCGGGTGCAGAAGCTCGGCGAGGCCGACCGCATCATCACCCTGCTCACCCAGAAGCACGGCAAGGTGCGCGCGGTCGCCAAGGGCGTGCGGCGCACCTCGTCCCGCTTCGGCGCGCGGCTGGAGCCGTTCGGGCACGTCGACGTGCAGTTCTACCCGGGCCGGTCGCTGGACGTGGTGACCCAGGTGCAGACGCTGGACGCGTTCGGCGTGGACCTGGTGGACGACTACCAGCGGTACACGGCGGCGTGCGCGGTGCTGGAGACGGCCGACCGCCTCACCGCCGAGGAGGGCGAACCCGTCCTGCGGCTGTACCTGCTGGTCACGGGCGCGCTGCGGGCGTTGGCGGCGAAGGAGCGCGACCCGTCGCTGGTGCTCGACGCGTTCCTGATGCGGGCGATGGCGTTCGCCGGGTGGGCGCCCGCCGTGGACGAGTGCGCGCGCTGCGGCGACCCCGGTCCGCACCGGGCGTTCAACGTGCACGCGGGCGGCCTGGTGTGCCCCCGGTGCAAGCCGCCGGGCAGCGCCCAGCCGTCCGCGGACACGCTGGGCCTGCTCAGCGCGCTGCTGCACGGGCGGTGGGACGCGGTGGACGCCATCCCGACGACCGCCCGCCGCGACGCGAGCGGCCTGGTCGCCGCGCACCTCCAGTGGCACCTGGAACGGCAGCTGCGCTCGTTGCCCTTGGTCGAGCGCAAGGCCCAACCCGCCGACGGTTAG
- a CDS encoding permease yields MSKVTITGEIRGSRPRSGPPRWRITSLEVLCGVLVLALLLQDWLVGVLDVPVLRTASTVFVAVCVQALPFLVLGVLISGAIAAFVPASALRRALPRRTALAVPVAGVAGVALPGCECASVPVARRLMQQGVAPAVALSFLLAAPAVNPIVLVSTAVAFRDAPMMVPARFAGSLLTAMVMGWLWTRFGKADWIAERALRRLPDHDGRNRWLVFAETARHDLVDAGGFLVLGGVFAAAFNVLVPASWLETLGGQLVLAVLVLALLAVVLALCSEADAFVAVSMSALPLLPRLVFLVVGPAVDVKLIALQSGAFGKAFAARFAPATFVVAIASALAAGAVFL; encoded by the coding sequence ATGTCGAAAGTGACAATCACTGGCGAAATCCGAGGGTCGCGCCCGCGGTCCGGGCCGCCGCGGTGGAGGATCACGTCGCTGGAAGTGCTGTGCGGGGTGCTCGTGCTCGCGCTGCTGCTCCAGGACTGGCTGGTCGGGGTGCTGGACGTGCCGGTGCTGCGCACCGCGTCCACGGTCTTCGTCGCCGTGTGCGTGCAGGCCCTGCCGTTCCTCGTCCTCGGCGTGCTGATCAGCGGCGCCATCGCGGCGTTCGTCCCGGCGAGCGCCCTGCGCCGGGCGCTGCCGCGCCGCACCGCGCTGGCCGTGCCGGTGGCCGGGGTCGCGGGGGTCGCGCTGCCGGGCTGCGAGTGCGCGTCCGTGCCCGTCGCGCGCCGGTTGATGCAGCAGGGCGTGGCGCCGGCGGTGGCGTTGTCGTTCCTGCTCGCCGCGCCCGCGGTGAACCCGATCGTGCTGGTGTCCACGGCCGTGGCGTTCCGGGACGCGCCGATGATGGTCCCGGCGCGGTTCGCCGGGTCGCTGCTCACGGCGATGGTCATGGGGTGGCTGTGGACGAGGTTCGGCAAGGCCGACTGGATCGCCGAGCGGGCCCTGCGCCGGCTGCCGGACCACGACGGCCGCAACCGCTGGCTGGTGTTCGCCGAGACCGCGCGGCACGACCTGGTCGACGCGGGTGGGTTCCTCGTGCTCGGCGGCGTGTTCGCGGCGGCGTTCAACGTGCTGGTGCCCGCCTCGTGGTTGGAGACCCTCGGCGGTCAGCTGGTGCTGGCGGTGCTGGTGCTGGCGCTGCTGGCGGTGGTGCTGGCGCTGTGCAGCGAGGCCGACGCGTTCGTCGCGGTCTCCATGTCGGCGCTGCCGCTGCTGCCGCGCCTGGTGTTCCTGGTGGTCGGCCCGGCGGTCGACGTGAAGCTCATCGCGCTCCAGTCGGGCGCGTTCGGCAAGGCCTTCGCGGCGCGCTTCGCCCCGGCCACGTTCGTGGTGGCGATCGCGTCGGCCCTGGCGGCCGGAGCGGTGTTCCTGTGA
- a CDS encoding YbjN domain-containing protein codes for MTEQDADQDTDQDAKVTAELLTAAREALELFHEVHVDDDGALSFRHGEVPCAVQAMRLADGLTVLSLTCVVAWDLPADPNLSVSAAERAGQGLFGTLGVVYTERGMDVTLRYAFPAEGLKPEPLSTLLMLVVSTASQLRNELLAGAGDGA; via the coding sequence GTGACCGAGCAGGACGCCGACCAGGACACCGACCAGGACGCCAAGGTGACCGCGGAGCTGCTGACCGCGGCGCGCGAGGCGCTGGAGCTGTTCCACGAGGTGCACGTCGACGACGACGGGGCGCTGAGCTTCCGGCACGGCGAGGTGCCGTGCGCGGTGCAGGCGATGCGGCTGGCCGACGGCCTGACCGTGCTCAGCCTGACCTGCGTGGTGGCGTGGGACCTGCCCGCCGACCCGAACCTGTCCGTGTCGGCCGCCGAACGCGCGGGCCAGGGCCTGTTCGGCACGCTCGGCGTGGTCTACACCGAACGCGGCATGGACGTGACGTTGCGCTACGCGTTCCCCGCCGAGGGACTCAAGCCCGAGCCGCTCAGCACCCTGCTGATGCTGGTCGTGTCCACCGCCTCGCAGCTGCGCAACGAGCTGCTGGCCGGAGCCGGGGACGGTGCCTGA
- a CDS encoding PhoH family protein, whose product MAGTADNTPQASRDAAAAQDAQSKFSVPDGAVLALLGSRDENLRLAEELLDADVHVRGNEITLSGQSADVAFAERVFSELVTLASRGQQVGPDTVRRTVAMLSAGTSESPAEVLSLDIISRRGRTIRPKTLNQKHYVDAIDQNTIVFGIGPAGTGKTYLAMAKAVQALQAKQVNRIILTRPAVEAGERLGYLPGTLNEKIDPYLRPLYDALHDMVDPESIPRLTQAGTIEVAPLAYMRGRSLNDAFIILDEAQNTTPEQMKMFLTRLGFGSKIVVTGDVTQVDLPGGQRSGLKVVREILEGVDDVHFSVLTSNDVVRHQLVADIVDAYDKWQVEQEEREAGEGHQHQAGPGARSRGQRRGR is encoded by the coding sequence GTGGCCGGTACCGCTGACAACACGCCGCAGGCAAGCCGGGACGCGGCCGCCGCCCAGGACGCGCAGTCCAAGTTCTCCGTGCCCGACGGCGCGGTGCTGGCCCTGCTCGGATCGCGGGACGAGAACCTCCGGCTCGCCGAAGAACTCCTCGACGCCGACGTGCACGTGCGCGGCAACGAGATCACCCTGTCCGGCCAATCCGCCGACGTGGCGTTCGCCGAACGGGTGTTCTCCGAGCTCGTCACCCTCGCCAGCCGCGGCCAGCAGGTCGGACCCGACACGGTCCGCCGCACCGTCGCCATGCTGTCCGCGGGCACCAGCGAGTCGCCCGCCGAGGTCCTGAGCCTGGACATCATCTCCCGGCGGGGCCGCACGATCCGCCCGAAGACGCTCAACCAGAAGCACTACGTGGACGCGATCGACCAGAACACGATCGTGTTCGGCATCGGTCCCGCGGGCACCGGCAAGACCTACCTGGCGATGGCGAAGGCCGTGCAGGCCCTCCAGGCCAAGCAGGTCAACCGCATCATCCTGACCCGCCCGGCGGTCGAGGCGGGCGAACGCCTCGGCTACCTGCCCGGCACCCTGAACGAGAAGATCGACCCCTACCTGCGCCCGCTGTACGACGCGCTGCACGACATGGTCGACCCCGAGTCGATCCCCCGCCTCACCCAGGCGGGCACGATCGAGGTCGCCCCACTGGCCTACATGCGCGGTCGTAGCCTGAACGACGCGTTCATCATCCTCGACGAGGCGCAGAACACGACGCCCGAGCAGATGAAGATGTTCCTCACCCGGTTGGGCTTCGGCTCGAAGATCGTGGTGACCGGCGACGTCACGCAGGTCGACCTGCCGGGTGGGCAGCGCAGCGGCCTGAAGGTGGTCAGGGAGATCCTCGAAGGCGTCGACGACGTCCACTTCTCCGTCCTGACCAGCAACGACGTGGTCCGTCACCAGTTGGTGGCGGACATCGTGGACGCCTATGACAAGTGGCAGGTCGAGCAGGAGGAACGCGAAGCCGGGGAGGGTCACCAGCACCAGGCCGGACCCGGTGCGAGGTCGCGTGGGCAACGCCGGGGACGATAG
- the ybeY gene encoding rRNA maturation RNase YbeY, translated as MSIEIANESGVGVDEPSIVAAARFALDRMGVSPLAELSVLLVELDVMADLHQRWMDLPGPTDVMAFPMDELDSARRPDAAGLGPALLGDIVLCPDFAKDQAKKAGHGLLDELHLLTVHGVLHLLGYDHAEPAEEREMFTLQNRILGDFRASVAEAERKSAQREADSKLLGAVGLEDADRPEPTA; from the coding sequence GTGAGCATCGAGATCGCGAACGAGTCGGGCGTCGGCGTGGACGAGCCGTCCATCGTCGCCGCCGCCCGGTTCGCCCTGGACCGGATGGGCGTCAGCCCGTTGGCCGAGCTGTCCGTCCTGCTCGTCGAGCTGGACGTGATGGCGGACCTGCACCAGCGCTGGATGGACCTGCCCGGTCCGACGGACGTCATGGCGTTCCCGATGGACGAGCTGGACTCGGCCCGGCGGCCGGACGCGGCCGGGTTGGGGCCGGCGCTGCTGGGTGACATCGTGCTGTGCCCGGACTTCGCCAAGGACCAGGCGAAGAAGGCCGGGCACGGCCTGCTGGACGAGCTGCACCTGCTGACCGTGCACGGCGTGCTGCACCTGCTCGGCTACGACCACGCCGAACCCGCGGAGGAGCGGGAGATGTTCACGTTGCAGAACCGCATCCTGGGCGACTTCCGCGCCTCGGTGGCGGAGGCGGAGCGCAAGTCGGCGCAGCGCGAGGCGGACTCGAAGCTGCTCGGGGCGGTGGGCCTGGAGGACGCGGACCGGCCCGAGCCGACAGCCTGA
- a CDS encoding 16S rRNA (uracil(1498)-N(3))-methyltransferase, translating into MTLPVFLVPALPTGGTAVLDGPEGRHAATVRRLRAGEELVLSDGSGDQARCVVEEAVKDALRLRVVERWTVPEPSVRVVVAQALVKGDRGELAVELATEAGVDGVVPWRASRCVTKWEDGPRGAKALERWRGTAREAAKQARRARVPSVADPVTTSGLASLVSSSTVALVLHESSSQPLGTVPLPTSGDVLLVVGPEGGITDEELSALTAAGAHVVRLGPAVLRASTAAAVALGALGVLTDRWR; encoded by the coding sequence GTGACGCTGCCCGTCTTCCTCGTCCCCGCACTGCCCACCGGCGGCACGGCGGTCCTCGACGGCCCCGAGGGCCGGCACGCGGCCACCGTCCGCCGGTTGCGGGCGGGCGAGGAGCTGGTCCTGTCCGACGGTTCGGGCGACCAGGCGCGGTGCGTGGTCGAGGAGGCGGTGAAGGACGCGCTGCGGCTGCGCGTCGTCGAGCGCTGGACCGTGCCGGAGCCGTCCGTGCGGGTGGTCGTGGCGCAGGCCCTGGTGAAGGGCGACCGCGGCGAGCTGGCCGTGGAGCTGGCCACCGAGGCGGGCGTGGACGGCGTCGTGCCCTGGCGGGCCTCGCGCTGCGTGACCAAGTGGGAGGACGGGCCGCGCGGCGCGAAGGCCCTCGAACGGTGGCGCGGCACCGCCCGCGAGGCGGCCAAGCAGGCCCGGCGCGCCCGCGTGCCGTCCGTCGCCGACCCCGTCACCACCTCCGGGCTCGCTTCCCTGGTGTCCTCGTCGACCGTCGCATTGGTTTTGCACGAATCTTCTTCGCAGCCGCTCGGAACGGTTCCGCTGCCCACTTCCGGGGACGTCCTGCTCGTCGTCGGACCGGAAGGCGGGATCACCGACGAGGAATTGTCGGCGTTGACCGCCGCCGGTGCGCACGTAGTGCGACTGGGCCCTGCCGTTCTGCGAGCGTCGACGGCCGCGGCGGTCGCTCTGGGTGCGCTGGGTGTGCTGACCGATCGCTGGCGGTGA
- a CDS encoding (2Fe-2S) ferredoxin domain-containing protein, whose product MRDYVTVCRGCCCGTVKKHPDYDHEEQVRRLTALAAASGDRLRVRTADCLDACEHSNVVVVKPRGHKPVWLGFVLQDATMDDLERWLTEGGPMPAALELNRIEPPAQRA is encoded by the coding sequence GTGCGTGACTACGTCACGGTGTGCCGCGGGTGCTGCTGCGGCACGGTGAAGAAGCACCCGGACTACGACCACGAGGAGCAGGTGCGCCGGTTGACGGCGCTCGCGGCGGCGTCGGGCGACCGGCTGCGGGTGCGCACGGCGGACTGCCTGGACGCGTGCGAGCACTCGAACGTGGTCGTGGTGAAGCCGCGCGGGCACAAGCCGGTGTGGCTGGGGTTCGTGCTCCAGGACGCGACGATGGACGACCTGGAGCGCTGGCTGACCGAGGGCGGCCCGATGCCGGCGGCGCTGGAGCTGAACCGGATCGAGCCGCCCGCCCAGCGCGCCTAG
- a CDS encoding histidine triad nucleotide-binding protein — MSDCLFCRIVAREIPATVVHETDTTLAFRDIAPQAPTHVVLVPKTHAPDAVALAAAAPGVLDDLFLAAGEVAKAEGVAETGYRTLFNTGSDAGQTVFHAHLHVLGGRRLGPLA, encoded by the coding sequence ATGTCCGACTGCCTGTTCTGCCGCATCGTCGCCCGGGAGATCCCGGCCACCGTGGTCCACGAGACCGACACCACGCTGGCGTTCCGCGACATCGCCCCGCAGGCGCCCACGCACGTCGTGCTGGTGCCCAAGACCCACGCGCCCGACGCCGTCGCCCTGGCCGCCGCCGCGCCCGGGGTCCTCGACGACCTGTTCCTCGCCGCCGGGGAGGTCGCCAAGGCCGAGGGCGTCGCCGAGACCGGCTACCGCACCCTGTTCAACACCGGCTCCGACGCAGGTCAGACCGTCTTCCACGCCCACCTGCACGTGCTCGGCGGGCGCCGGCTCGGCCCTCTCGCCTGA
- a CDS encoding TIGR03943 family putative permease subunit: MRRETQNILLVLLGGALLKLAFSGTYLRYVKESLQPWLVVTGAVMVVLALVAIVRDVRAGQRQDQGHEEEQGHEPGHDDHEHGSSRSPWMLLLPVLAVFLISPPALGADVVNRSDRNTVQEGQASSGFAPLPPDEVVPLTIGEFVTRTAWDDSGSLDDRTVRLTGFVVRKDGDVFVARLTISCCAADASPVKAKLVGRDFAALADDQWVEVTGRVVPGSATKETKWVPTFSVSQVVPVPQPEDTYEG, translated from the coding sequence ATGAGGCGTGAGACGCAGAACATCCTGCTGGTGCTGCTCGGCGGTGCCCTGCTCAAGCTGGCGTTCAGCGGCACCTACCTGCGCTACGTGAAGGAGTCGCTGCAACCCTGGCTCGTCGTCACCGGCGCGGTCATGGTCGTGCTGGCGCTCGTCGCGATCGTCCGCGACGTCCGGGCCGGGCAGCGGCAGGACCAGGGGCATGAGGAGGAGCAGGGGCACGAGCCGGGCCACGACGATCACGAGCACGGGTCGTCGCGCAGCCCCTGGATGCTGCTGCTGCCGGTGCTCGCGGTGTTCCTGATCAGCCCGCCGGCGCTCGGCGCGGACGTGGTCAACCGGTCCGACCGCAACACCGTCCAGGAGGGGCAGGCGTCGAGCGGGTTCGCGCCGCTGCCCCCGGACGAGGTGGTGCCGCTGACCATCGGCGAGTTCGTCACCCGCACCGCGTGGGACGACTCGGGCTCCCTCGACGACCGCACGGTGCGGCTCACCGGGTTCGTGGTGCGCAAGGACGGCGACGTGTTCGTGGCGCGCCTGACCATCTCCTGCTGCGCCGCCGACGCCTCACCGGTGAAGGCGAAGCTGGTCGGCCGGGACTTCGCGGCGCTGGCCGACGACCAGTGGGTCGAGGTCACCGGGCGCGTCGTGCCGGGCTCGGCGACCAAGGAGACGAAGTGGGTGCCGACGTTCAGCGTCTCGCAGGTCGTGCCGGTGCCGCAGCCGGAGGACACCTACGAGGGCTGA